From Erwinia pyri, a single genomic window includes:
- a CDS encoding MmgE/PrpD family protein, with protein sequence MLTSAVDEDITRQLARLIVTSQPGSEARERARAGVLDYVAVTLPVLRGEVRESGLVSLRSVCQARDAQTRALLLGYAGHALDYDDFHPDFRGHPGTVILPALLALAAEVQPDADALLDACAVGVEMAGRLGLAATQRHYQAGFHNTATLGTLAAAAAVARLVQASEEQTATLLGIAATQASGLRAQFGSATKPLHAGLAAQNAVLAGRLTLAGFTGQQQGVIDAFLLACCGEQSNASRLVEQWGAPWRIVSPGLEFKPYATCGGTHTAADVARRLRHQALPRFQQSVEKMVDAISRIDVAFPPGGDIAASVTHPANGTEARFSLEYVIASCLLFDGVALEDVAEGPVNPVIASLAERVQRCPDLSAPPDELDPAARFHRVTIWFREGETLSCRMTRKESLAEPVDLRMKLRSCLRSASAAEVAEIATLCRLETPEALPRLVAILTAALYPAPQ encoded by the coding sequence ATGTTGACCAGCGCCGTTGATGAGGATATCACCCGCCAGCTGGCCCGGCTGATAGTCACCAGCCAGCCGGGGAGCGAAGCCCGCGAGCGGGCCAGGGCTGGCGTACTGGATTATGTAGCGGTAACGCTGCCGGTGCTGCGAGGTGAGGTCAGGGAGAGCGGATTAGTGTCGCTTCGCAGCGTTTGTCAGGCCAGGGATGCGCAGACCCGCGCCCTGCTGCTGGGCTATGCCGGTCATGCGCTGGACTATGATGATTTTCATCCTGATTTTCGCGGGCACCCGGGCACGGTGATCCTGCCTGCGCTACTGGCGCTGGCGGCAGAGGTGCAGCCGGATGCTGATGCCCTGCTGGATGCCTGTGCTGTCGGCGTGGAGATGGCAGGCAGACTGGGTCTGGCCGCCACGCAGCGCCACTATCAGGCCGGCTTTCACAATACCGCCACGCTGGGCACGCTGGCGGCAGCCGCTGCCGTAGCCCGTCTGGTGCAGGCCAGCGAGGAGCAGACGGCAACCCTGCTGGGCATTGCCGCGACTCAGGCCAGCGGCCTGCGTGCGCAGTTCGGTTCAGCGACCAAGCCGCTGCATGCCGGACTGGCGGCGCAAAACGCCGTGCTGGCCGGGCGGCTGACGCTGGCGGGCTTCACCGGACAGCAACAGGGAGTGATTGACGCTTTTCTGCTGGCCTGCTGCGGCGAGCAGAGCAACGCGTCGCGCCTGGTAGAGCAGTGGGGAGCACCGTGGCGGATCGTCTCGCCCGGCCTGGAGTTCAAGCCCTATGCGACCTGTGGCGGAACGCATACTGCCGCCGACGTTGCGCGCCGTTTACGCCACCAGGCGCTGCCTCGTTTTCAGCAGAGCGTGGAGAAGATGGTTGACGCTATCAGCCGGATTGACGTCGCCTTTCCGCCCGGTGGCGATATTGCCGCCTCGGTGACGCATCCCGCTAACGGCACGGAAGCGCGCTTCAGTCTGGAATATGTGATCGCTTCCTGCCTGCTCTTTGACGGGGTGGCGCTGGAAGATGTGGCGGAGGGGCCGGTCAACCCTGTGATTGCCAGCCTGGCGGAACGCGTGCAGCGTTGCCCCGATCTCTCGGCACCGCCGGACGAGCTTGATCCCGCGGCTCGCTTTCATCGGGTGACGATCTGGTTCCGTGAAGGCGAAACGCTGAGCTGCAGGATGACGCGAAAAGAGAGCCTGGCTGAACCGGTAGATCTGCGGATGAAGCTGCGCAGCTGCCTGCGCAGCGCATCTGCTGCGGAAGTAGCAGAGATTGCCACGCTCTGCCGACTGGAAACGCCGGAAGCGCTGCCCCGCCTTGTGGCGATCCTGACGGCTGCGCTTTATCCCGCACCGCAATAA
- a CDS encoding amidohydrolase, producing MKISEAHQPLAASIQAFRHELHRHPELSNQEFKTTARIRAALQEQQIRILDLPLATGLVAEVGIATGPLIVLRADIDALPIEEKSGVPFSSENPGVMHACGHDFHASAALGAAILLRQREATLPGRVRILFQAAEETGMGAPDLLATGALDQAEAIFGIHNDPTLPVGVIGSKGGALTAGVDRFTLTISGTGSHAARPHESNDPIVIAGELIGTLQTVISRNVPSNENAVVSITQIHSGTTWNVIPESAWLEGTVRTFSQTAREKIEQRFRQVVQGLGDAFAASIQLDWQPGPPSVINDPAWVEFALAQAPQAGFEARVVEASPIGEDFAFYQQKLPGAFLMVGSGGPFALHHPEFRVDDRALFPTADYLAKLAVRALEKLSQAEPC from the coding sequence ATGAAGATCAGCGAAGCGCATCAGCCACTTGCCGCCAGCATCCAGGCATTTCGCCATGAGCTGCACCGCCATCCGGAACTTTCAAACCAGGAATTTAAGACCACAGCCAGAATTCGCGCCGCGCTGCAAGAGCAGCAGATTCGCATTCTGGATCTGCCGCTGGCGACCGGGCTGGTGGCGGAAGTGGGTATAGCAACCGGCCCGCTGATTGTGCTGCGCGCCGATATCGATGCCCTGCCCATAGAGGAGAAATCGGGCGTGCCGTTCAGCTCGGAGAATCCCGGCGTGATGCACGCCTGCGGCCATGATTTTCATGCTTCGGCAGCCCTGGGCGCGGCCATTCTTCTCAGGCAGCGTGAAGCCACTCTGCCTGGCCGGGTGCGGATCCTGTTTCAGGCCGCCGAGGAAACCGGCATGGGCGCGCCCGATCTTCTGGCCACCGGCGCACTGGATCAGGCAGAGGCGATCTTCGGTATCCATAACGATCCTACGTTGCCGGTGGGCGTAATTGGCAGTAAAGGCGGTGCGCTCACCGCAGGCGTCGATCGCTTTACCCTGACCATTTCGGGTACCGGCAGCCACGCGGCCAGGCCGCATGAAAGCAACGATCCGATCGTCATCGCCGGAGAGTTGATCGGCACATTGCAGACGGTGATCAGCCGCAACGTGCCGTCAAATGAGAATGCCGTGGTGTCGATCACCCAGATCCACAGCGGCACCACCTGGAACGTGATCCCGGAGAGCGCCTGGCTGGAGGGAACGGTAAGAACGTTCAGCCAGACGGCGAGAGAAAAGATTGAGCAGCGTTTTCGCCAGGTGGTGCAGGGCCTGGGCGACGCCTTTGCCGCCAGCATCCAGCTCGACTGGCAGCCGGGACCGCCCTCGGTGATCAACGATCCCGCCTGGGTGGAGTTTGCGCTGGCGCAGGCGCCGCAGGCAGGCTTTGAGGCCAGAGTGGTGGAAGCCAGCCCGATTGGTGAAGACTTTGCCTTCTATCAGCAAAAGCTTCCGGGCGCTTTTTTGATGGTTGGTTCCGGCGGGCCGTTCGCCCTGCATCATCCCGAATTTCGCGTAGATGACCGTGCGCTGTTCCCCACGGCTGATTATCTGGCGAAGCTGGCAGTAAGAGCACTGGAAAAGCTCAGTCAGGCGGAACCATGTTGA
- a CDS encoding GNAT family N-acetyltransferase, whose translation MNLQFRQLTLDDRHAYLALMLSAYAPIRELGIHFDAATADLDRVSRHLQQHGVYGLFAGDQLVSSLTLRYPWGPLPGPFGLPHIGWFGTDPAFSGQHYGRILLAWVEEHILRGQLKAPAVSLGTAVSHPWLKEMYLQRGFTAMHQTNLGKGHITLYMKKILDEAAHQLWLEKLAPPATRQENL comes from the coding sequence ATGAACCTGCAATTCCGTCAGCTGACGCTGGACGATCGTCATGCCTATTTAGCCCTGATGCTGTCCGCCTATGCGCCGATACGCGAACTGGGGATCCATTTTGATGCCGCCACCGCCGATCTTGATCGCGTCAGCCGCCATCTTCAGCAGCACGGCGTTTACGGGCTGTTCGCCGGGGACCAGCTCGTCAGCTCCCTGACGCTGCGCTACCCGTGGGGGCCGCTGCCTGGCCCGTTTGGCCTGCCGCACATCGGCTGGTTTGGTACCGATCCGGCTTTTAGCGGACAACACTATGGCCGCATTCTGCTCGCCTGGGTTGAGGAGCATATTCTGCGCGGGCAGTTAAAAGCGCCCGCCGTCTCCCTGGGTACCGCCGTCAGCCATCCCTGGCTTAAGGAAATGTATCTCCAGCGCGGATTCACGGCGATGCATCAGACCAATTTAGGTAAAGGCCATATCACCCTCTACATGAAAAAGATCCTCGACGAGGCCGCCCACCAGCTGTGGCTTGAGAAATTAGCTCCGCCCGCAACCCGCCAGGAAAATCTATGA
- a CDS encoding iron-containing alcohol dehydrogenase family protein codes for MFSIKSPKRYLQLPGICARAGELISPLSTHVFIISSPAAWRAVNPELEKSLSAAGIRFELALLTSECTEAAIAELTAQILHQGASLVLGIGGGRVLDAAKAAGNAVEKVAVVTLPTLAATCAAWSPLSILYTADGAHQRSQPLQRMPELVLVDSEVIARSDVRYLKAGIVDALAKWYEFQPYQQKNPDNLALNLKALMARQAVELFEKWGAQAVQDNQHGRVTLALNKVIEGCIVLAGMANSIRDADPTPGFAHAIHNRLTRQPELHDWLHGEKVGFSLLVQSLMQQPDGKPEAGLLALLRQYGAPLTLAPLTGDRHQAIGAIAREVKFSAENATRLPFDTSAGALEKALLATEIG; via the coding sequence GTGTTTTCAATAAAATCACCCAAACGTTATTTGCAGCTTCCCGGTATTTGTGCGCGGGCCGGGGAATTAATTTCGCCGCTTTCCACCCATGTTTTTATTATTTCCAGCCCGGCCGCCTGGCGGGCAGTAAATCCTGAGCTGGAAAAGAGCCTGTCGGCAGCCGGGATACGTTTTGAGCTTGCGCTGTTGACCTCCGAGTGTACCGAGGCGGCAATAGCAGAGCTGACAGCCCAGATCCTGCACCAGGGCGCTTCATTAGTGCTGGGCATTGGCGGCGGCCGCGTGCTGGATGCCGCCAAAGCGGCAGGCAATGCCGTAGAAAAGGTGGCGGTCGTTACCCTGCCAACGCTGGCAGCCACCTGTGCAGCCTGGTCGCCCCTTAGCATTCTTTATACTGCCGACGGCGCGCATCAACGCAGCCAGCCCTTACAACGGATGCCGGAGCTGGTGCTGGTGGACAGCGAGGTCATTGCCCGCAGCGACGTGCGTTATCTTAAAGCGGGCATCGTTGATGCACTGGCGAAATGGTATGAATTCCAGCCTTATCAGCAGAAAAATCCCGATAACCTGGCGCTTAATCTCAAAGCGTTAATGGCTCGCCAGGCCGTTGAACTGTTTGAGAAATGGGGCGCGCAGGCAGTGCAGGATAATCAGCATGGCAGGGTGACACTGGCGCTTAACAAGGTCATTGAGGGTTGTATCGTGCTTGCAGGCATGGCCAACAGCATTCGCGATGCCGATCCCACGCCGGGATTTGCGCACGCCATCCACAACCGTCTGACCCGACAGCCAGAATTACATGACTGGCTGCATGGCGAAAAAGTCGGCTTCAGCCTGCTGGTGCAGTCGCTGATGCAGCAGCCGGACGGCAAGCCAGAGGCCGGTCTGCTGGCGCTGCTTCGCCAGTATGGCGCACCGCTGACGCTGGCTCCGCTGACGGGCGACCGGCATCAGGCGATCGGCGCTATCGCCCGTGAAGTGAAGTTCTCTGCCGAAAACGCCACCCGCCTGCCGTTTGATACCTCTGCCGGGGCGCTGGAAAAAGCGCTGCTGGCGACGGAAATCGGTTAA